In Paenibacillus sp. G2S3, a single window of DNA contains:
- a CDS encoding LysR family transcriptional regulator: MELLQLQYFLAVARLEHVTEAARNLHVTQSSLSKTIQRLEEDLGVPLFDRVGRNLRLNEFGRRFLRRAERALFELEQGKQELSDLSHPEHNTLELAVTTASTLPNILREFRKKRPDIQFHVQMLTTKEMVTLLDRGEVDFCLSSPPIEGDDIECQIVFIDPILVAVPKGHRLADRSSVSLTELRDEWFVGVKSGYGTRDLIDSVCQSVGFTPKYVYEGDEPARLITLVEAEIGLAFIPSTARNSREDIKYLQIENHELVREIALIWHKSRYISRAALEFREVVVEYFGSLSSQFGVEL, from the coding sequence ATGGAACTTCTACAGCTGCAATATTTTCTCGCGGTAGCTCGGTTGGAACATGTGACCGAAGCTGCACGAAATCTGCACGTTACTCAATCATCACTTAGCAAAACAATACAGCGCTTGGAGGAGGATTTAGGGGTACCTTTATTCGATCGAGTAGGGCGGAACCTGCGTCTGAATGAGTTCGGAAGAAGATTCCTTCGCCGTGCGGAAAGAGCTTTGTTTGAATTGGAACAGGGAAAGCAGGAGCTTAGCGATTTATCTCACCCGGAACATAACACGCTAGAATTAGCGGTGACCACCGCCAGTACATTACCCAATATCCTTCGCGAGTTTCGGAAAAAGCGACCCGATATTCAATTTCATGTGCAGATGCTGACTACGAAGGAAATGGTTACACTTTTGGATAGAGGAGAGGTGGATTTTTGCTTGTCATCCCCTCCTATAGAAGGGGATGACATCGAATGCCAAATCGTGTTTATCGACCCAATCCTTGTCGCTGTACCTAAGGGGCATCGTTTGGCAGATCGAAGCAGTGTATCCTTGACTGAGTTAAGGGATGAATGGTTTGTAGGTGTTAAGAGTGGTTATGGAACTCGCGATTTAATAGACTCTGTGTGCCAATCGGTTGGATTTACGCCTAAATATGTGTATGAGGGGGATGAACCTGCAAGATTAATCACTCTTGTGGAAGCTGAAATCGGACTAGCCTTCATACCAAGTACGGCAAGAAATTCACGGGAAGACATCAAATATCTCCAAATAGAGAATCACGAATTGGTACGGGAAATTGCTCTAATATGGCACAAGAGTCGGTACATTTCTCGGGCTGCTTTGGAATTTCGTGAGGTAGTTGTAGAATATTTCGGATCGTTATCAAGTCAATTTGGGGTGGAGCTATGA